From a single Granulicella aggregans genomic region:
- a CDS encoding peptide deformylase, whose translation MRLKIASAGEPVLRGVAMPLRAEEIGSNRIRELIEYMRETLADAPGVGLAAPQIGEPLQLAIIEDKAEYQATLTPEELLERERLPVPFHVLINPEIEPLSPPDLTFFEGCLSLPGFVALVPRAYRVRVRAFNETGELREIEAEGWYARILQHEIDHLKGTLYLDRMWSRSFSSLDQYNRH comes from the coding sequence ATGCGACTCAAGATAGCCAGTGCCGGTGAACCTGTGCTGCGCGGCGTGGCAATGCCGCTTCGAGCCGAGGAGATCGGTAGCAACCGGATTCGCGAGTTGATCGAATACATGCGCGAGACCCTGGCCGATGCTCCTGGTGTTGGCCTGGCCGCACCGCAGATCGGGGAGCCGCTGCAACTGGCGATCATCGAGGACAAAGCGGAGTATCAGGCCACTCTTACACCTGAGGAACTGCTGGAACGAGAACGCCTTCCCGTGCCTTTCCACGTCCTGATCAATCCAGAGATTGAGCCGTTATCGCCTCCGGACTTAACCTTCTTCGAAGGCTGTCTCAGCCTGCCCGGCTTCGTGGCCTTGGTGCCCCGCGCCTACAGAGTCAGAGTCCGTGCCTTCAACGAGACCGGAGAGCTCCGGGAGATCGAAGCTGAGGGATGGTACGCACGCATCCTCCAACACGAGATCGATCACCTGAAAGGGACTTTGTATCTCGACCGAATGTGGAGCCGCAGCTTTTCCTCCCTGGACCAATACAACCGTCACTAG
- a CDS encoding sulfite exporter TauE/SafE family protein, which produces MPRLRMTTPELEALPLSQASTAPPRRAKRAIQFSLLVALIVWIAWLVFGGRLAIHHLLVDWRVALTMVFGSLVGGGTSEGGGAIAFPIFTKLLHIAPRDARNFSLAIQSIGMGAATVSILYLRIPIERRAWLYAGVPGILGVALGAVFVAPRIPPIFVRTSFTVLVSSMAVALLLVNREKDVLRNRAMPIFGPREKMILVLAGLLGGVVSALVGTGENSIVFMVMVLLFRVDEKIVTPTTVVLMTMVTIPGFLLHLFLLKDFSPAVMGYWLAAVPIAVVAAPLGALICSQMKRHSIVHLLLFLIALEFISTIVLVPLPPPVLWVSLATLIICGSIDFAMSRARRYLPENIPSS; this is translated from the coding sequence GTGCCCCGCCTGCGCATGACGACTCCCGAACTCGAAGCTTTGCCACTATCTCAAGCATCGACAGCACCGCCGCGCCGCGCAAAGAGAGCGATCCAATTTAGTCTTCTGGTCGCTTTGATTGTCTGGATTGCGTGGCTCGTCTTTGGAGGCCGTCTCGCAATTCATCACCTGCTTGTGGATTGGCGGGTGGCACTGACGATGGTCTTCGGTTCTCTCGTCGGCGGTGGAACCAGTGAGGGCGGCGGAGCCATCGCTTTTCCGATCTTCACCAAGCTGCTTCACATTGCGCCGCGCGATGCGCGAAACTTTTCGCTTGCCATCCAAAGCATCGGGATGGGTGCCGCGACTGTAAGCATCCTGTACCTCCGCATCCCGATTGAGCGGAGAGCTTGGCTCTATGCGGGGGTACCCGGCATTCTGGGAGTCGCGCTTGGGGCCGTCTTCGTTGCGCCTCGCATCCCGCCGATCTTTGTGCGCACCTCGTTCACCGTGCTGGTGAGCAGCATGGCCGTAGCGCTCCTGCTAGTGAATCGAGAGAAAGACGTTCTTCGCAACCGAGCGATGCCGATCTTCGGCCCAAGAGAGAAGATGATTCTTGTCCTCGCAGGTTTGCTGGGCGGTGTGGTCAGCGCCCTCGTTGGGACTGGCGAAAATTCAATTGTCTTTATGGTCATGGTGCTGCTGTTTCGCGTCGACGAAAAGATCGTCACGCCCACAACCGTGGTCCTTATGACCATGGTGACGATTCCCGGTTTCCTGCTCCATCTCTTCCTGCTGAAGGACTTCTCGCCTGCCGTGATGGGGTACTGGCTTGCGGCTGTCCCGATAGCCGTCGTTGCGGCGCCGCTTGGGGCGTTGATCTGCTCGCAGATGAAGAGGCACTCCATCGTGCATCTTCTCCTGTTCCTCATCGCCTTGGAGTTCATCAGCACAATCGTTCTGGTACCGTTGCCCCCGCCGGTGCTTTGGGTCTCGCTGGCAACGTTGATCATTTGCGGCTCCATCGACTTCGCCATGAGCCGAGCGCGGCGATACCTGCCGGAGAATATTCCATCGTCTTAA
- a CDS encoding rhodanese-like domain-containing protein has product MHLATQEAFVTKNNTSLLPASTLKTPEELADIVLQFASSDGWIDRVRLRTDERWYERLHHGTDYDIWVISWLPGQSTGFHDHGDSAGAFVISTGTLEEHRFGEQPHVIHPGQPQAFGSDYAHDVRNVSLAPAVSIHAYSPPLDEMNEYELDGSELIPRERASERAQSLSNQALDRDWQNQRPGALKQSDASTIDEMLAAARARLRRLSPDEAYDAVTDSGAILVDIRPERQRTIEGSIPGALIVERNVLEWRFDPASSARLPVATDHDLQVIVFCSEGYTSSLAAAALQDLGLWRATDVVGGFHAWRKAGLATLQQS; this is encoded by the coding sequence ATGCACCTCGCAACACAAGAAGCCTTTGTAACGAAGAACAATACATCGCTGCTACCAGCCTCAACCTTGAAGACACCTGAAGAGCTCGCCGACATCGTCTTACAGTTCGCATCGTCGGATGGATGGATCGATCGGGTGCGTCTGCGCACCGACGAGCGCTGGTACGAGCGTCTGCACCACGGCACGGATTATGACATCTGGGTGATCAGCTGGCTGCCCGGGCAATCTACCGGCTTCCACGACCACGGCGACTCCGCCGGAGCCTTTGTCATTTCAACCGGCACGCTTGAAGAGCATCGATTCGGTGAGCAGCCCCATGTGATCCATCCGGGCCAGCCGCAGGCGTTCGGCTCTGATTACGCGCACGACGTCCGAAACGTCTCCCTCGCACCCGCCGTAAGCATTCATGCGTACTCGCCTCCGCTCGACGAGATGAACGAATATGAGTTGGACGGCAGTGAACTGATTCCGCGTGAGCGCGCTTCCGAGCGTGCGCAATCGCTTAGCAATCAGGCGCTTGATCGTGACTGGCAAAACCAAAGACCTGGAGCCTTGAAGCAGAGCGATGCTTCGACGATTGACGAGATGCTTGCAGCCGCGCGTGCAAGATTGCGGCGGCTATCCCCCGACGAAGCCTATGACGCGGTGACAGACTCAGGGGCAATCCTCGTTGACATTCGCCCCGAGCGCCAGCGCACTATCGAGGGGAGTATTCCCGGCGCATTGATCGTCGAGCGCAACGTGCTCGAATGGCGCTTCGACCCTGCGTCCAGCGCTCGCCTCCCGGTCGCGACCGATCATGACCTTCAGGTGATCGTGTTCTGCTCCGAAGGCTACACTTCAAGCCTCGCTGCCGCGGCGCTTCAGGATCTCGGGCTCTGGCGCGCAACGGACGTAGTCGGTGGATTTCATGCATGGCGCAAAGCAGGTCTGGCAACCTTGCAGCAATCCTAA
- a CDS encoding NAD(P)/FAD-dependent oxidoreductase: protein MLDALQEIDTEVQADVVVIGGGLSGLAAAIHLTRAGLKVICLEPRENFTKIIGESLDWSAPLLFAQLGLPMEELVSTGAATFKRHITVTAVDGTQEEFLPGAWLAERPWNVETRTLHLDRLQIHALLQEEVRAQGTVTLHERAIGFEVRDGRILSVQTSGARAIRPRWVVDASGAAASLLGREFNLPSASYGPRKIALWAHFPTDEWVEGTTLYTLSSGDEYMEWIWEIPVSPGVSSIGYVAPGSKAKQQRAAGLSNAEILSTQMSRFTRLSEITEQSPVEHVAATSFLCRTYSGVCGPNWIIIGEAASQSDPITGNGVTAALRHAEEGSALIVRYQHREKIPALARFVYDMRVSGMGRYFNSLIEKLYYESPVRSFLGIFLTARVYTVPAWLTNVVYSRTRPRKLLGTVVLCSAMITLRAAAWGLFRVSSLLKRRSGRTCQPVSAELTSGQERISHREKRRGLHLQR, encoded by the coding sequence ATGCTAGACGCACTACAAGAGATCGATACAGAAGTTCAGGCGGACGTTGTCGTCATCGGCGGCGGCTTGTCCGGGCTCGCTGCAGCGATCCATCTGACCCGCGCAGGCCTGAAGGTGATCTGCCTTGAACCGCGAGAGAACTTCACGAAAATTATTGGAGAATCTCTCGATTGGTCGGCACCGCTGTTGTTCGCGCAGCTCGGACTTCCGATGGAAGAGCTGGTCAGCACCGGGGCAGCGACCTTCAAGCGTCACATCACTGTGACGGCTGTGGATGGTACGCAGGAGGAGTTCCTTCCTGGGGCGTGGCTCGCCGAGCGTCCCTGGAACGTTGAGACGCGCACGTTGCACCTGGACCGACTGCAGATCCACGCATTGTTGCAGGAGGAGGTACGCGCCCAGGGAACGGTGACGCTGCACGAACGTGCCATCGGATTCGAGGTCCGCGATGGCAGGATTCTTTCCGTGCAGACCTCCGGCGCACGTGCTATTCGTCCTCGCTGGGTGGTGGATGCGTCCGGCGCGGCCGCAAGCCTGCTTGGACGAGAGTTCAATCTTCCATCGGCGTCTTACGGACCGAGAAAGATTGCGCTGTGGGCCCACTTTCCTACCGACGAATGGGTCGAAGGCACTACCCTCTACACGCTCAGCTCCGGGGACGAGTACATGGAATGGATCTGGGAGATTCCAGTCAGCCCCGGCGTAAGCAGCATCGGCTATGTCGCACCCGGATCAAAAGCCAAGCAGCAGCGCGCTGCGGGGCTGAGCAACGCCGAGATACTTTCAACGCAGATGAGCAGGTTTACGCGCTTATCGGAGATCACCGAGCAGTCCCCGGTCGAGCATGTGGCCGCTACGTCATTTCTCTGCCGGACCTACAGCGGTGTCTGTGGCCCCAACTGGATCATCATCGGTGAGGCTGCGTCTCAGTCAGACCCGATTACCGGAAACGGCGTGACGGCTGCGTTGCGTCACGCGGAAGAGGGCAGCGCGCTCATCGTCCGGTATCAGCATAGAGAGAAGATTCCGGCGCTTGCACGATTTGTCTACGACATGCGTGTAAGCGGGATGGGGCGCTACTTCAACAGTCTGATCGAGAAGCTTTATTACGAGTCTCCAGTCCGCTCTTTTCTTGGCATCTTCCTCACGGCGCGGGTTTACACCGTTCCCGCATGGCTCACGAACGTGGTGTACTCGCGCACCCGTCCAAGGAAGCTGCTTGGAACAGTAGTTCTATGTTCGGCAATGATCACGCTGCGTGCGGCTGCCTGGGGACTTTTTCGGGTCTCAAGCCTCTTGAAACGCCGATCCGGTCGAACATGTCAGCCCGTTTCCGCCGAACTCACATCGGGCCAGGAACGCATTTCCCATAGGGAGAAACGCCGTGGACTGCATCTGCAGAGGTAA
- a CDS encoding DUF6644 family protein: protein MTQPLLLHLCQTLYDSHIGTMIRESDYAFSVIESVHVLFITLLVGTISILDLRMLGLILREIPVTRIARAVLPLTWAGFVVMLASGLLLFWAEAAKNYFNPAFRVKLVLLVLVGLNPLIFHTTVYRRVAEWELQHRSPWRARVAACSSLLLWGGIIVAGRAIAYF from the coding sequence ATGACTCAACCTCTTCTCCTGCATCTTTGCCAGACACTTTACGACTCGCACATCGGCACCATGATCCGCGAGTCCGACTACGCGTTCTCCGTAATCGAATCGGTCCACGTCCTGTTCATTACGCTGCTCGTAGGGACGATCTCGATCCTTGATCTGCGGATGCTTGGCCTGATTCTGCGGGAGATTCCTGTTACCCGCATCGCCCGCGCCGTGCTTCCGCTCACATGGGCCGGATTCGTCGTCATGCTCGCCAGCGGCCTCCTGCTCTTCTGGGCCGAGGCCGCGAAGAACTACTTCAATCCCGCATTCCGTGTGAAGCTTGTGCTGCTCGTACTGGTGGGCCTCAACCCTCTCATCTTCCATACGACTGTCTACCGCCGCGTGGCTGAATGGGAGCTTCAGCATCGCTCGCCCTGGCGTGCACGCGTGGCTGCGTGCTCATCTCTTCTGCTTTGGGGTGGCATCATCGTTGCCGGTCGCGCGATCGCGTACTTCTAG
- a CDS encoding DUF6644 family protein: protein MFSPHHWFEALAQSPIGHFTQTSQWAFAVIEMVHLVALAALGGSVLLLDLRLLGISLKGESAAILSRDLGRILLISLSLMILSGIGLLSEEALKCYYSPAFRWKMALLAAAVVFYFTVHRRTALRASAEANLSQRVVAVVSLLLWCGVGIAGRAIGLI from the coding sequence TTGTTCTCACCGCATCATTGGTTCGAGGCGTTGGCGCAATCGCCCATTGGCCACTTTACGCAGACAAGCCAATGGGCCTTCGCGGTCATCGAGATGGTGCATCTCGTCGCGCTTGCCGCACTGGGCGGATCCGTTCTCTTGCTCGATCTCAGGCTACTCGGCATCAGCCTCAAAGGCGAGTCCGCCGCCATTCTCAGCCGTGACCTCGGCCGCATCCTTCTCATCAGCCTCTCGCTGATGATCCTCTCCGGCATCGGCCTGCTTTCGGAAGAAGCCCTGAAGTGCTACTACAGTCCTGCCTTCCGTTGGAAGATGGCGCTTCTTGCTGCAGCGGTAGTGTTCTACTTCACCGTGCATCGAAGGACAGCTCTCCGCGCCAGCGCAGAGGCCAACCTGTCTCAACGAGTCGTCGCTGTTGTCTCTTTGCTGTTATGGTGCGGAGTCGGAATCGCGGGACGCGCGATCGGACTGATCTAA
- a CDS encoding OmpA family protein codes for MAPKISPGGWNAPATIAAIITLGSALSSPAQAHTKPAPSAGVEELCSITFDKDVLRPARVENSAAACLKQAAERLKTNPDKKLVLVGVKDPAKDHEPTGAGSDREEEDASGFDVRLEDLSAYRAVNTKWYLVKYLNADPKRIVPTTDETYFAQTVTFYLVPASADFNHNFLGTTKTNEKPCTITPCYSPDEETLTPQHRPRILTGAVDGSPAEIEAEKKELAALQHHHKSIDMEGSAGEVALTPLPEPPTPEHPATVSIVPR; via the coding sequence ATGGCACCTAAGATTTCACCCGGCGGTTGGAACGCACCCGCGACCATTGCAGCAATTATTACCCTTGGCAGCGCCCTTTCGTCGCCGGCGCAGGCGCACACCAAGCCTGCTCCTTCTGCCGGTGTGGAGGAGCTATGCTCGATCACCTTCGATAAGGATGTTCTGCGTCCGGCGCGTGTCGAGAACAGCGCAGCCGCCTGTCTCAAACAGGCTGCCGAACGCCTCAAGACCAACCCGGACAAGAAGCTCGTTCTGGTTGGGGTGAAGGATCCTGCAAAGGACCATGAGCCAACGGGCGCTGGCTCAGACCGCGAGGAGGAGGATGCAAGTGGCTTCGATGTGCGTCTCGAAGATCTCTCGGCTTACCGGGCGGTCAATACGAAGTGGTATCTCGTGAAGTACCTTAACGCAGATCCGAAGCGCATCGTGCCAACAACCGACGAGACCTACTTTGCCCAGACGGTGACGTTCTACCTCGTGCCTGCTTCAGCAGACTTCAACCATAACTTCCTTGGCACAACGAAGACGAACGAAAAGCCTTGCACCATCACGCCGTGCTATTCACCCGACGAAGAGACGCTAACGCCGCAGCATCGGCCGCGGATTCTTACGGGCGCAGTGGATGGATCGCCCGCCGAGATCGAAGCGGAGAAGAAGGAGCTTGCTGCTCTGCAGCATCATCACAAATCGATCGATATGGAAGGCTCGGCCGGAGAGGTCGCGCTGACACCGCTGCCTGAACCGCCGACGCCTGAGCACCCTGCGACCGTATCGATCGTGCCCCGGTAG
- a CDS encoding DUF6152 family protein — protein sequence MNVKLSAVPLVIAALLSSVPAYAHHSFAAEFDGSKPTRLVGKITKVEWTNPHSYFYVDIVDAQGKTQNWGCEGAGPGALSRRGWKKGDLKIGDTIVVDGYRAKDGSHLIDARRVTFPDGRSVYGGSPGDGGPGDNGTDQGALPGKKN from the coding sequence ATGAACGTCAAACTTTCAGCTGTCCCGCTCGTCATCGCCGCACTGCTCTCATCAGTCCCGGCATACGCTCATCACTCCTTTGCGGCCGAGTTCGACGGCTCCAAGCCTACGCGACTGGTAGGCAAGATCACCAAGGTGGAGTGGACCAATCCCCACTCATACTTCTACGTCGACATCGTCGATGCACAGGGTAAGACTCAGAACTGGGGCTGCGAGGGGGCAGGCCCTGGCGCTCTAAGCCGCCGCGGTTGGAAGAAGGGCGACCTCAAGATCGGAGACACTATCGTCGTCGATGGCTATCGCGCGAAGGACGGCTCCCATCTCATCGACGCTCGCCGAGTCACCTTTCCGGATGGCCGCTCGGTCTACGGTGGAAGCCCCGGTGATGGTGGCCCCGGCGACAACGGCACGGACCAGGGGGCTCTTCCTGGCAAGAAGAATTAG